A window of Tautonia plasticadhaerens contains these coding sequences:
- the rbfA gene encoding 30S ribosome-binding factor RbfA, producing MSSHRIERLNEAVREVVASAVLFEVADPRIKGVTVLNAEVAADLKHATVFVSVMGDEGKQRLALRGLKSACGFLQSRLAARLKTRYTPILRFELDQGVKKSVALSRLIDETLAADRLARGEVDDQPGDDQPAEESAEALDEVEEDDDDSSTGHDPSRAD from the coding sequence ATGTCCTCGCACCGCATCGAGCGCCTGAATGAGGCCGTCCGAGAGGTCGTCGCCTCGGCCGTGCTCTTCGAGGTCGCCGACCCGAGGATCAAGGGGGTCACGGTACTGAACGCCGAGGTCGCCGCCGACCTGAAGCACGCCACCGTCTTCGTCTCGGTCATGGGGGACGAGGGCAAGCAGAGGCTGGCACTCCGGGGGCTGAAGTCGGCCTGCGGCTTCCTCCAATCCCGGCTGGCCGCCCGGCTGAAGACCCGGTACACGCCGATCCTCCGCTTCGAGCTGGACCAGGGGGTCAAGAAGTCGGTCGCCCTCTCCCGGCTCATCGACGAGACCCTCGCCGCCGATCGCCTCGCCCGGGGCGAGGTCGACGACCAACCGGGCGACGACCAACCCGCCGAGGAGTCGGCCGAGGCCCTCGACGAGGTCGAGGAAGACGACGACGACTCGTCGACCGGCCACGACCCCTCCCGGGCGGACTGA
- a CDS encoding endonuclease III domain-containing protein, with protein MAAPSKSQILDKIHPLLAKRYKLGPREAKLSVLEAVLYGICHEGTTREQANQAINRFKDAFFDWNELRVSSVEEIQDALAGLPDPGVKAQRLRRFLRQLFFRTYKFELDHLGKKPLKESIKALQEFEAMNSDFVLATVVQQALGGHAMPVDEPIRRCLVRLGFADEATPPEAIRSALERAVPKAKGLEFVDLLEELAHDTCVAGEPDCPECVLLKQCPTGQARGASKAKPSAAAGAPAEADADPAPTSRRRSGPQGQGEAKPSRGRPPRPK; from the coding sequence ATGGCCGCACCCAGCAAGTCCCAGATCCTCGACAAGATCCATCCGCTGCTGGCCAAGCGCTACAAGCTCGGCCCGCGGGAGGCGAAGCTGTCGGTGCTGGAGGCGGTCCTCTACGGCATCTGCCACGAGGGCACCACCCGGGAGCAGGCCAACCAGGCGATCAACCGCTTCAAGGACGCCTTCTTCGATTGGAACGAGTTGCGGGTCAGCTCCGTCGAGGAGATCCAGGACGCCCTGGCCGGCCTCCCCGACCCCGGGGTCAAGGCGCAGCGGCTGAGGAGGTTCCTCCGGCAGCTCTTCTTCCGGACCTACAAGTTCGAGCTCGACCACCTCGGCAAGAAGCCGCTGAAGGAGTCGATCAAGGCCCTCCAGGAGTTCGAGGCGATGAACTCCGATTTCGTGCTGGCCACCGTCGTGCAACAGGCGCTCGGCGGCCACGCGATGCCGGTCGACGAGCCGATCCGACGCTGCCTGGTCCGGCTCGGGTTCGCCGACGAGGCGACCCCGCCCGAGGCGATCCGGTCGGCCCTGGAGCGGGCCGTCCCCAAGGCGAAGGGCCTGGAATTCGTCGACCTGCTCGAGGAACTGGCGCACGACACCTGCGTCGCCGGCGAGCCGGACTGCCCCGAGTGCGTGCTCCTGAAGCAGTGCCCGACCGGCCAGGCTCGAGGCGCCTCGAAGGCCAAGCCCTCCGCCGCCGCCGGTGCCCCCGCCGAGGCCGACGCCGATCCGGCCCCCACCTCCCGACGCCGCTCTGGCCCCCAGGGCCAGGGCGAGGCCAAGCCCTCCCGGGGCCGGCCCCCTCGCCCCAAGTAA
- a CDS encoding fasciclin domain-containing protein, producing MRTLAALSLALVLGTPAFAQEKTIVETAAGNDAFSTLVAAVKAADLVEVLSSEGPFTVFAPTDEAFAKLPEGTLESLLKPENKEKLATILKYHVVPGKVMAADVAELDGEEVATAAGPKATITVAGSTVMVDKAKVVKTDIECSNGVIHVIDSVILPPAE from the coding sequence ATGCGCACGCTCGCCGCCCTTTCGCTCGCCCTGGTCCTCGGCACCCCCGCCTTCGCCCAGGAGAAGACGATCGTCGAGACCGCCGCCGGCAACGACGCCTTCAGCACGCTGGTCGCCGCCGTCAAGGCCGCCGACCTGGTCGAGGTCCTCTCCAGCGAGGGGCCGTTCACCGTCTTCGCCCCGACGGACGAGGCCTTCGCCAAGCTGCCCGAGGGCACGCTGGAGAGCCTGCTGAAGCCGGAAAACAAGGAGAAGCTGGCGACGATCCTGAAGTACCACGTCGTGCCGGGCAAGGTCATGGCCGCCGACGTCGCCGAGCTCGACGGCGAGGAGGTCGCCACCGCCGCCGGCCCGAAGGCCACCATCACCGTCGCCGGCAGCACCGTCATGGTCGACAAGGCCAAGGTCGTCAAGACCGACATCGAGTGCTCCAACGGCGTGATCCACGTCATCGACTCGGTGATCCTGCCCCCGGCCGAGTGA